In Penaeus vannamei isolate JL-2024 chromosome 14, ASM4276789v1, whole genome shotgun sequence, one DNA window encodes the following:
- the LOC113826847 gene encoding protein DOP1A isoform X5: MSGLSLEEYDLLGDSKYRAYVAAVDKTLRNFENTSEWADLISTLGKLNKVLLSHMKYPVVPRRITISKRLAQCMHPALPSGVHLKALETYDIIFKCMGTNRLSQELFIYSAGLFPLFSSAAMNVRSALLTVYETHFVPLGPRLRPGLNGFLSGILAGLEEGSDHLERTSQLLTRVAEGVGQAEFFGCLWDCVWGNSGVRLPAITHITSCYNKKLSTEDQLYILGTNIDVMVSALCQAMEDSSVLVQRAALDLTLAALPMHNTQLLRPDLVRIVTSAILVLLRRDMSLNRRLYAWLLGSEINLSLLSSEHPVVKRLNSAVSDSNTEDGTEVNAYFETFSRPLLVEGVVSCLQASQGTNPPDLRPYRLIVSLLDKPEIGPFILDDIFLDLLRCLYHTCQVLQASNNTPSEPSSRRQSTTDKQTPPPPSRSPDGSKPVIEGNRGLHEVTKTATLLFSALQPSYPWMHLTGLLSMACQAKASQMDGGEKKDDGKLVLDVGSSVMTVCEICTLLQHLLTSLPHDTQQQTQASRLPEVLSTVTSLLTEHLSTLTAKELSAGLSLSQAILHKLIPSVTLPPSASQSRPDSRASITTFASLQMHALSQVSTIPRPLLVQEAFARESPPSECGIVQIGIEASEDDPNSIERKKTEDLSVDSLTDESNNNENLVDGEAETSFISVVSNSSMEDSERLKGEAEGENKEKQDSSVEKENEMTTTNAIKPEISEDLFEIDQDGEIVNSSEDKHANLEEVPSDSGVDMEEIPSQPTELARFLISQEASEDEYESAPQSPSHQGSMPLYNYVKVFEKFFLQFIQKKIILENSNLADFQSALSRSGNLQMDSLSELNYLLRECLQCCENKVESTQSSPVKSKGKKVQSSPWSSPSRVSTSSSGFSQSQREITDFTSVLQLHHKADEQFEVFKAACSILVDLSSLPTTPGLPLNRPSNQIPHWFVGLIACVINGSQVSPRFVMASVSTLLELVMLAQSELSVWRSEHELGCKGGPGVVSVNIIPLLLPTHTHILLHHTTVYQHMARQLWSHLRPSMSHLHVGSTELLLQLHNLTLPRSPSVTLTSAPPQSPMSVVEREILATLTYTLQVPVTDEKESGVLWSHEGIRAEYDSVAMHQWMTLWQVSRNLSSGLAGNFPGFDRCLYLMVERLRGDSGIERSLAHAWLATTLQRSDTARLIDPILVLLLHPHTRRVSVQHVNIEKLPPVQQGQGHKLSLEESQIYAISSEGGEVMYHVSKEGRESQGKGKHVPVPAKHILAFTSISKDSKKIVTHNANFTEFELPSSHEQPQLQASISLMVNPFTQHPWIDMEDLAKMNKPTNLSNAVRIQNGSYQKLSTTVIPEQVTSESTASSSKDSDDENWTPTQMVQSLLEEVIDAVVTSRYKYPESDGSSEQDTISQSVVSDGTVPELTRHPFHSHMLLYTQVVDSGQCSNGLSLIRNIIEAQPKLSLLTLASTSISTLQSTSPLIVLLARHRRSVFGDGFDGGNVSEMVSQFRSTMYLQVVITVCLYYLRSYYPCLPHLRLRDEHLRDNQEVQVASAEVLVLVFTHLSPLVTDAPRGFTPYITDLLSKCKVQKCVLHCLLSSVHAMTSASTSVVTDHKRPSSQETRTFTEEVQEYNCGSLNHIGAVHRLETYLARVMDLTLALIRLEDTLAADRLEGAVVRDPPSVSMKYTGFSTTKYQPGQPIPAQPMFMEVITVALKQHHLRHLHGSWLHLFTAALSHMGPSLPNNSLLVTYHVCELLEGMAHYYLPGAVAPHAPPDYTLILLQSLTTIVHYCLLDPAQSPAFGSSSSLPASSAPPSGQTAGQILYNLLHVFSPVGEILDAPVDSSGLDPTACARHTLLCHLPRIISALLALWVATGQDQDSAFVLGSRRAVRQHIVELLSPICHHQTPHLLAAISVVWQGVGIAASAFRAGSNAAVNNDSNINNKQSGVGGLLWSGSPHQLALVEMMSLLRVLPLHTLVATVKQVVKQPPIVDGAQQGLPLEVSVLQVFYVYVQQCPGSQLGECWGPLLTMVKEGTIGLSPPAQLVLLATLNEFVQRAAAPQEKKDMKELQEVSGKLLECCSSIAGSCLEATTWLRRNLTVKTDTTEKKDGMNDASAYSVAALSVLAELLAPLLDVLYVSEEKDKVVPLLTNIMANVVPYLRNHTRSNMPAFAACSQLLSSLSGYQYTLRAWRRDVIDLLLDPQAFMMLPPILTYWRTIVDFLCTHDKTVFKELLTRVSMSQGGSLSLFSSKESEYEIRAGLLKRLAFTIFCSETDQYMRHIPDIQERLAEVTRLGQVVPSLVAQVLLCFRVLLLRMSPRGVTSLWPVIITELVQVFLMMEQELATDTEQFSKKGGSSHLKRLSTLDSSWVFSSQNGLNAHNHPAWLTLYLAACKLLDLMLALPAQHLPQFQMYRWAFVGPVPTTDVEEKTEGAGNILLKSCDFVPHIARIAKLMADKPGSGKNKMLEHRPGELLLKMSSISTLLDLQPFFNTLTSPSFTPAAATIGQSPPGILSSFPSSTSLPSSGPSSVSGTSATPNSSLAHIEAVIERDFLEPLPS, translated from the exons GTGAATGGGCTGATCTCATTTCCACTCTGGGAAAACTCAATAAA GTCTTACTATCCCACATGAAATATCCTGTGGTTCCTCGTAGAATAACGATAAGCAAACGATTAGCGCAATGCATGCACCCGGCTCTACCATCGGGGGTCCATCTGAAAGCCTTAGAAACATATGATATTATATTCAAGTGTATGGGAACCAACAGGCTCTCACAAGAACTCTTCATATACAGTGCAG GCTTATTTCCATTATTTAGCAGTGCTGCAATGAATGTAAGATCAGCCCTGTTAACAGTTTATGAAACTCACTTTGTCCCGTTGGGCCCAAGACTACGACCAGGACTCAATGGTTTCCTGTCAGGAATTCTGGCTGGTTTGGAAGAAGGTTCTGATCATCTAGAAAG GACATCACAGCTGCTAACAAGAGTTGCTGAAGGAGTGGGACAAGCAGAATTCTTTGGCTGCTTGTGGGACTGTGTTTGGGGAAACTCAGGAGTGAGACTTCCTGCCATCACCCATATTACATCATGCTATAATAAGAAATTGTCCACAGAAGATCAGTTGTATATCCTTGGCACAAATATTGATGTTATG GTCTCAGCATTGTGTCAAGCAATGGAAGATAGTAGTGTCTTGGTGCAGAGAGCAGCTCTTGACCTGACTTTAGCTGCCCTACCCATGCATAATACGCAACTGTTACGGCCAGATCTGGTCAGAATTGTCACTTCTGCCATTTTAGTGTTACTGAGAAGAGATATGTCCCTGAacag GAGGTTGTATGCATGGCTGCTTGGATCTGAAATCAACCTCTCACTCTTGTCTTCCGAACATCCTGTTGTAAAGCGCCTCAACAGCGCTGTGAGTGACAGTAACACTGAAGATGGAACCGAGGTCAATGCATATTTTGAAACATTCTCAAGACCCCTTTTAGTGGAAGGGGTTGTGTCTTGTTTGCAAGCCAGCCAGGGAACCAATCCACCTGATTTACGACCATATAGACTAATAGTCTCACTGCTGGATAAGCCAGAAATTGGGCCTTTCATTCTGGATGACATATTTCTTGATCTTTTAAG GTGCTTGTACCATACCTGCCAAGTGCTTCAAGCCTCAAATAACACCCCATCAGAACCTAGTAGCAGAAGACAAAGCACAACAGACAAGCagaccccaccacctccttctcgcTCACCAGATGGCTCCAAACCAGTAATTGAGGGAAACAGGGGACTTCATGAAGTTACTAAAACTGCCACTCTCCTGTTTAGTGCCCTACAACCATCATACCCTTGGATGCATCTCACAGGTTTACTTAGCATGGCATGTCAAGCCAAAGCTAGTCAGATGGATGGGGGTGAGAAAAAAGATGATGGCAAACTTGTTTTAGATGTGGGTAGTTCAGTCATGACAGTTTGCGAGATTTGCACTCTGCTGCAACATCTGTTGACATCTCTTCCTCATGATACTCAGCAACAGACTCAAGCTTCAAGGCTCCCAGAGGTTTTGTCTACAGTTACCTCCCTTCTGACTGAACATCTCAGCACTTTGACTGCCAAAGAACTCTCTGcaggactttctctctctcaggcaaTCTTACACAAACTCATACCTTCAGTTACTTTGCCTCCATCAGCATCTCAGTCAAGGCCAGATTCAAGAGCAAGCATCACTACCTTTGCATCCCTTCAGATGCATGCTCTTTCTCAAGTGTCTACTATTCCTCGACCTCTACTAGTTCAAGAAGCTTTTGCAAGAGAGAGCCCTCCTTCAGAGTGTGGCATTGTGCAAATAGGAATAGAGGCAAGTGAGGATGATCCAAATAGTATTGAAAGGAAGAAAACTGAAGACCTTTCAGTTGATTCACTcactgatgaaagtaataataatgagaatttagTTGATGGAGAAGCAGAAACATCATTTATCTCAGTAGTCTCAAATTCATCAATGGAGGACTCTGAGAGATTGAAAGGAGAAGCTGaaggtgaaaataaagaaaaacaagacagttctgtagaaaaggagaatgaaatgaCTACCACAAATGCAATTAAACCTGAAATAAGTGAGGACTTGTTTGAAATTGACCAAGATGGAGAAATAGTAAACAGTAGTGAGGATAAGCATGCCAATTTGGAGGAAGTCCCAAGTGATTCAGGAGTTGACATGGAAGAAATACCCTCACAACCCACAGAGCTTGCACGATTTTTAATATCACAAGAAGCAAGTGAGGATGAGTATGAAAGTGCACCTCAGAGTCCTAGTCATCAGGGCTCAATGCCATTATATAATTATGTTAAAGTATTTGAAAAATTCTTCTTGCAGTTTATCCAGAAAAAAATTATTCTAGAAAATTCAAATCTAGCTGATTTTCAGAGTGCTCTCAGTAGATCAGGAAATTTGCAGATGGACAGTCTATCAGAACTGAATTATTTGTTGAGAGAATGTCTGCAGTGCTGTGAAAATAAAGTAGAATCCACACAGTCTTCTCCAgtcaaaagtaaaggaaagaaggTACAGTCATCCCCCTGGTCATCTCCCTCAAGAGTATCTACATCCTCTTCAGGCTTTtcacagagtcagagagaaattACCGACTTCACTTCTGTCCTGCAGTTGCACCACAAAGCAGATGAACAATTTGAAGTCTTCAAGGCAGCTTGTAGCATATTGGTTGACTTGTCTTCACTTCCTACAACTCCTGGACTCCCTCTGAACAGGCCAAGTAATCAGATTCCTCACTGGTTTGTTGGGCTCATAGCATGTGTCATCAATGGGAGTCAAGTCTCTCCTCGCTTTGTCATGGCATCTGTGTCTACTCTGCTGGAGTTGGTGATGTTGGCGCAGTCTGAGCTATCCGTATGGAGGAGTGAGCATGAACTTGGGTGCAAAGGAGGACCTGGGGTTGTGTCAGTTAATATAATCCCTCTACTCCTACCAACGCATACCCATATCCTCCTTCATCATACTACAGTTTATCAA CACATGGCAAGACAGCTTTGGAGTCATTTGAGGCCATCAATGAGTCACCTCCATGTAGGTAGCACAGAGCTTCTCCTGCAGCTACACAACTTGACTCTTCCTCGCAGCCCAAGTGTAACACTGACATCTGCTCCGCCTCAGTCCCCTATGTCAGTTGTGGAGAGGGAGATTCTTGCCACTCTCACTTATACATTGCAGGTACCTGTGACTGATGAGAAG GAGAGTGGGGTACTATGGAGTCATGAAGGCATCAGGGCAGAGTATGACAGTGTTGCCATGCACCAGTGGATGACGCTGTGGCAGGTATCAAGAAACTTATCTTCTGGTCTTGCAGGAAATTTCCCAGGGTTTGACAG ATGTCTCTACCTGATGGTTGAGCGTCTTCGAGGGGATAGTGGCATTGAGCGTAGCCTTGCACATGCATGGCTTGCTACAACTCTTCAAAGGAGTGACACTGCTCGGCTTATAGACCCAATCCTGGTATTACTGCTGCACCCACATACCCGTAGAGTCAGTGTACAGCATGTGAACATTGAGAAGTTGCCTCCTGTCCAGCAAGGCCAAGGTCACAAATTATCCCTTGAGGAGTCACAGATCTATGCCATCAGCTCTGAAGGAGGAGAGGTCATGTACCATGtgagcaaggaaggaagagagagtcagGGGAAGGGAAAACACGTGCCTGTCCCAGCCAAACATATATTAGCATTTACTTCAATCTCCAAAGACAGCAAGAAGATTGTCACACACAATGCAAACTTTACAGAGTTTGAACTGCCTTCTAGTCATGAGCAGCCCCAGCTGCAAGCATCAATATCCCTTATGGTAAATCCTTTCACTCAGCATCCATGGATAGACATGGAAGATCTGGCCAAGATGAACAAGCCAACAAACCTTTCCAATGCAGTTAGAATCCAAAATGGCAGCTATCAGAAGCTTTCAACTACAGTGATACCTGAACAAGTTACAAGTGAATCAACAGCTTCAAGTAGCAAAGATTCAGATGATGAAAATTGGACACCAACACAGATGGTTCAGAGTCTTCTTGAGGAGGTGATAGATGCTGTTGTGACTTCACGATACAAGTATCCTGAAAGTGATGGGTCTAGTGAACAGGATACAATATCGCAATCTGTAGTAAGTGATGGAACTGTGCCAGAGTTAACAAGGCATCCATTTCACTCTCACATGCTCCTTTACACTCAGGTGGTTGATAGCGGACAGTGTTCAAATGGATTGTCACTGATTAGAAATATCATTGAAGCACAACCAAAGTTATCCCTCCTAACTCTAGCATCAACCAGCATTAGTACACTACAGTCAACTTCACCGCTTATTGTACTGTTAGCCAGACATCGCAGATCCGTTTTTGGTGATGGGTTTGATGGTGGAAATGTGTCAGAGATGGTCAGTCAGTTTCGGTCTACCATGTATCTTCAGGTAGTTATCACAGTATGCCTTTATTACTTGCGTTCTTATTATCCGTGCCTTCCTCATCTCCGTCTTCGGGATGAACATCTACGAGATAACCAGGAAGTGCAAGTGGCATCAGCTGAGGTTCTAGTCCTAGTCTTCACACATTTGTCACCATTAGTCACAGATGCTCCTAGGGGTTTCACCCCATATATTACAGATCTACTCAGTAAATGCAAAGTTCAGAAGTGTGTGCTTCACTGTCTACTGTCATCTGTGCATGCCATGACCAGCGCGAGTACATCAGTGGTTACAGATCACAAACGTCCGTCATCCCAGGAAACACGTACTTTTACTGAAGAAGTCCAAGAATACAACTGTGGATCGCTCAACCACATTGGTGCTGTACATCGCTTGGAAACCTACCTAGCTCGAGTGATGGACTTGACTCTGGCTCTCATCCGCTTAGAAGACACACTGGCTGCAGATAGACTGGAGGGTGCAGTGGTGAGAGATCCACCAAGTGTCAGCATGAAGTATACTGGCTTCAGCACCACTAAGTATCAACCTGGTCAGCCAATTCCAGCACAGCCCATGTTCATGGAGGTTATCACTGTAGCACTAAAACAGCATCATCTTCGACATTTACATGGATCTTGGTTGCACCTTTTCACAGCAGCACTGTCTCATATGGGCCCCTCACTCCCTAATAACAGTTTACTTGTAACATACCATGTATGTGAACTACTGGAAGGAATGGCCCACTATTATCTGCCAGGTGCTGTAGCACCACATGCTCCACCTGACTATACACTTATCCTTCTGCAAAGTCTTACAACTATAGTACATTATTGCCTCTTAGATCCAGCACAGTCACCTGCTTTTGGgtcatcatcatctcttcctgCATCTTCAGCACCTCCTTCAGGCCAGACTGCAGGGCAGATATTGTACAATCTGCTACATGTATTTTCTCCAGTGGGTGAAATCCTTGATGCTCCAGTAGACAGCAGTGGATTAGACCCAACTGCTTGTGCTCGTCATACCCTCCTCTGCCATCTGCCAAGAATCATTTCAGCCCTACTGGCTTTATGGGTGGCTACAGGACAGGACCAGGATTCAGCCTTTGTACTTGGCAGTAGAAGGGCTGTCAGACAACATATTGTTGAACTCTTATCACCCATCTGTCACCACCAGACACCACATCTTCTTGCAGCTATCAGTGTTGTTTGGCAG GGGGTCGGCATTGCTGCATCAGCTTTCAGAGCAGGCAGTAATGCTGCTGTCAACAATGAttctaacatcaacaacaaacaaagtgGTGTAGGAGGTCTACTGTGGAGTGGAAGCCCACACCAGTTGGCTCTTGTAGAGATGATGTCATTGCTACGAGTGTTACCTCTACACACACTAGTAGCGACTGTCAAACAGGTGGTGAAACAACCACCAATTGTTGATGGTGCTCAGCAG GGTCTGCCATTGGAAGTTAGTGTCCTGCAAGTGTTCTATGTGTATGTTCAACAATGTCCAGGGTCACAACTTGGTGAATGCTGGGGACCGCTTTTGACTATGGTGAAAGAAGGAACTATTGGTTTGTCACCCCCTGCCCAATTGGTTCTCCTAGCAACACTGAATGAATTTGTTCAGAGAGCTGCTGCCCCTCaggaaaagaaagatatgaaGGAACTTCAG GAAGTATCTGGCAAGTTGCTAGAGTGCTGTAGTAGCATCGCAGGTTCCTGTCTTGAGGCTACTACATGGTTAAGACGAAACCTTACAGTCAAGACTGATACAACAGAAAAGAAGGATGGTATGAATG atGCCTCAGCATACAGTGTAGCAGCACTAAGTGTCCTTGCAGAATTATTAGCCCCTCTACTAGATGTACTGTATGTTAGTGAGGAGAAGGACAAGGTTGTTCCTCTGCTTACAAACATCATGGCTAATGTTGTTCCATATCTGCGTAACCATAC GCGGTCAAACATGCCTGCATTTGCTGCATGTTCTCAGTTACTGTCATCGCTGTCGGGTTACCAGTACACTCTCCGAGCTTGGAGACGAGATGTTATTGATCTTCTCCTTGACCCACAAGCATTCATGATGCTTCCACCTATACTGACATATTGGCGGACTATTGTAGATTTTCTTTGCACACATGACAAAACTGTGTTCAAGGAATTATTGA CTCGTGTATCCATGTCCCAAGGAGGATCACTAAGTCTCTTCTCTAGTAAGGAGTCAGAATATGAAATTAGAGCAGGATTGCTGAAGAGGCTGGCTTTCACCATCTTCTGCTCAGAGACTGATCAATACATGCGACACATACCAGATATCCAAG AACGTTTGGCCGAAGTGACCCGGTTAGGCCAAGTGGTGCCCTCCCTCGTGGCCCAAGTGCTACTGTGCTTCCGTGTCCTTCTCCTGAGGATGTCCCCACGTGGTGTGACCTCACTGTGGCCTGTAATCATAACAGAACTGGTGCAGGTGTTCCTCATGATGGAACAAGAACTAGCTACTGACACAGAACAGTTCAG CAAGAAAGGGGGCAG TTCACACCTGAAGCGCCTTTCTACCTTAGATTCTTCATGGGTTTTTAGCTCTCAGAATGGACTAAATGCTCACAACCATCCTGCATGGTTGACCTTGTACCTAGCAGCATGTAAGCTGTTGGATTTGATGCTTGCCCTTCCAGCCCAGCATCTGCCACAATTCCAAAT gtACCGATGGGCTTTTGTTGGACCAGTTCCAACAACTGACGTGGAAGAGAAGACTGAAGGAGCTGGTAACATCCTACTGAAAAGTTGTGATTTTGTCCCTCATATTGCAAGAATTGCAAAACTTATGGCAGATAAG CCTGGAAGTGGAAAGAATAAAATGCTGGAACACCGTCCTGGGGAACTGCTGCTGAAGATGTCCAGTATATCAACCCTTCTAGATCTGCAGCCCTTCTTCAACAccctcacatcaccatcattcacACCGGCAGCAGCCACAATCGGACAATCTCCCCCAGGGATCCTTTcatcattcccctcctccacatccttgcCTAGTTCAGGGCCTTCATCTGTCTCAGGCACTTCAGCCACCCCCAACTCCAGCCTAGCACACATAGAGGCTGTCATTGAGCGAGATTTCCTGGAACCCCTTCCTTCGTAG